One Tachypleus tridentatus isolate NWPU-2018 chromosome 3, ASM421037v1, whole genome shotgun sequence DNA window includes the following coding sequences:
- the LOC143247014 gene encoding DNA-directed RNA polymerase III subunit RPC3-like has protein sequence MSKAKNNLCSVLLKEHFGEVVQNIGTLLMKKGSMSLRLLFIDSKLPLQKVKKALCVLIQHNMVEFKVGTRGYPEYTLLTDNALLLLRYPRYIYNAKTLYGYTGELIVEELLTNGQMTMSTVVGKVTSRLSEATESGVSPNQVKDIFVKLVQTHFVQRCPVPQSSDGVKPVAPTMNISENEMYLIPEIKLHLLRKSEGTDEPPAKRRRVETEDEKQPDEDIYWRVNFVRFHHYFRDQALIDAASRRLGPRAADILRTILRLAETRSDPWTPTTCCVSQQEILQAVVKETNIVKLEIAPYLSVLTEDSANLLSKVEDRGGGVYTVTTYKALQKLVEAIIMSVVEDRFGSKCCRIFRLLLMKKYLEQKQIEDLAMIPAKDTKEYTYKLFQEKFLNTHEVPRTMDHAPSRTFFLCYVNINQVCRMVLERCYMAAHNAISRQEWETKENKRL, from the exons ATGTCGAAAGCAAAGAACAATTTGTGTTCTGTCTTGTTAAAAGAGCATTTTGGAGAAGTCGTTCAAAATATTGGAACACTTTTGATGAAAAAGGGTTCTATGTCGTTACGATTGCTGTTTATTGATTCAAAGCTTCCGCTTCAAAAG GTGAAGAAAGCACTCTGTGTTCTGATTCAACACAACATGGTGGAGTTCAAAGTTGGTACTCGTGGTTACCCTGAATACACCTTGTTAACCGATAATGCTTTGCTACTGTTACGATATCCACGGTACATTTACAATGCAAAAACCCT gTATGGATACACAGGTGAGCTCATTGTGGAAGAACTACTGACCAATGGTCAAATGACCATGAGTACTGTTGTTGGCAAGGTAACCTCACGACTGTCTGAGGCAACAGAAAGTG GTGTGTCACCAAATCAAGTTAAAGACATTTTCGTTAAATTAGTACAAACGCACTTTGTTCAGCGCTGTCCTGTACCGCAGTCATCCGACGGAGTGAAACCCGTAGCACCCACAATGAATATATCTGAAAACGAAATGTATTTAATTCCAGAG atAAAGTTGCATCTTCTCCGTAAATCAGAAGGCACTGACGAACCCCCAGCAAAGAGACGACGAGTGGAAACTGAGGATGAGAAACAACCTGATGAAGATATTTACTGGAGGGTCAACTTCGTTCGTTTCCACCATTACTTTAG AGATCAAGCTTTAATCGATGCTGCGTCACGAAGACTAGGGCCGAGAGCAGCCGATATCTTACGGACAATATTAAGGTTGGCAGAGACTCGATCAGACCCCTGGACTCCAACAACTTGCTGTGTCTCCCAGCAAGAAATATTACAGGCTGTAGTTAAAGAAACCAACATTGTAAAACTG GAAATTGCTCCTTATCTGTCTGTTCTGACAGAAGACAGTGCCAACTTACTGTCAAAAGTGGAAGACCGTGGCGGAGGAGTATACACTGTCACAACTTATAAAGCTTTGCAGAAGTTAGTGGAAGCTATCATTATGTCTGTCGTGGAGGACAGATTTGGATCGAAATGTTGCAGAATATTTAG GCTGTTACTGATGAAAAAGTACTTGGAACAGAAACAGATAGAAGACCTGGCCATGATTCCAGCTAAAGACACGAAGGAATATACATACAAACTGTTCCAGGAAAAGTTTCTGAATACTCAC gAAGTTCCCAGGACCATGGATCACGCGCCATCTCGTACATTCTTTCTCTGTTATGTTAACATAAACCAG GTATGTAGAATGGTTTTAGAGCGGTGCTATATGGCAGCTCACAACGCCATCAGTCGACAAGAGTGGGAAACCAAAGAAAATAAACGCCTTTAG